A single genomic interval of Camelina sativa cultivar DH55 chromosome 11, Cs, whole genome shotgun sequence harbors:
- the LOC104722040 gene encoding NAC domain-containing protein 73-like, translated as MTWCNDRSDVQTVERIIPSPTSAESPRASLPVSSHKTCPSCGHNFKFHEQAGIHDLPGLPAGVKFDPTDQEVLEHLEGKVKDDARKLHPLIDDFIRTIDGENGICYTHPEKLPGVNKDGTVRHFFHRPSKAYTTGTRKRRKVHTDSEVGGETRWHKTGKTRPVLAGGRVRGYKKILVLYTNYGKQKKPEKTNWVMHQYHLGINEEEKEGELVVSKVFYQTQPRQCGGSVAAAATAKDRPYLHSLSGGGGRHLHYHLHQNNGNIKSNGGGGGTAGASEYYHNIPALISFNQTGVQNHLVHDSQPFIP; from the exons ATGACTTGGTGCAATGACCGTAGCGATGTTCAGACCGTTGAAAGAATCATTCCCTCCCCGACGTCGGCTGAGTCTCCGAGAGCCTCATTACCGGTGTCAAGCCACAAAACTTGTCCTTCTTGTGGCCATAACTTCAAGTTTCATGAACAG GCGGGGATCCATGATTTGCCGGGACTACCCGCTGGAGTGAAATTTGATCCGACGGATCAAGAGGTACTGGAGCATCTTGAAGGGAAGGTAAAAGACGACGCAAGAAAGCTTCATCCTCTCATAGATGATTTTATCCGTACCATCGATGGTGAAAACGGCATCTGTTATACCCATCCTGAGAAATTGCCAG gagtgaACAAGGACGGGACGGTCCGTCATTTCTTCCACCGACCGTCGAAAGCATACACGACGGGAACAAGAAAACGACGTAAAGTCCACACTGATTCCGAAGTCGGTGGCGAGACACGGTGGCACAAAACCGGCAAAACACGGCCAGTTCTCGCCGGAGGAAGAGTGAGAGGCTACAAGAAAATCCTAGTGCTCTACACAAACTAcggcaaacaaaaaaagcccGAGAAGACTAATTGGGTAATGCATCAATATCATCTTGGCATCaacgaggaagagaaagaaggcGAGCTCGTTGTCTCCAAAGTCTTCTACCAGACTCAACCACGCCAATGTGGTGGCTCAGTAGCTGCAGCAGCCACCGCTAAAGACCGACCTTACCTCCACAGTCTCAGTGGAGGTGGTGGCCGCCACCTTCATTACCATCTTCATCAAAACAATGGTAACATCAAGAGCAacggcggtggaggaggaacCGCCGGAGCCAGTGAGTATTATCACAATATTCCGGCTCTTATCTCGTTTAATCAGACCGGGGTACAGAACCATTTGGTTCATGACTCTCAACCTTTTATcccttaa
- the LOC104722041 gene encoding receptor-like protein kinase 5, with amino-acid sequence MFYCLLLLLCLSSTYLSLSLNQDATILRQAKLGLSDPAQSLSSWSNNDVTPCKWNGVKCDDALSSVVSVNLSSFLLVGPFPSIICTLPSLTFLSLYDNSINGSLSGDDFTACRNLEHLDLSENLLVGSIPKSLPFNLPNLKFLDISGNNLSDTIPATFGEFQKLESLTLAGNLLSGTIPPTLGNVSTLKELKLAYNLFSPSLIPSQLGNLKKLQILWLAGCNLIGPVPPALSKLTRLVNLDLTFNKLTGSIPSWITELNTVEQIELFNNSFSGELPESMGNMTSLKRFDASTNMLRGKIPDGLNLLNLESLNLFENMLEGPLPESITRSKTLYELKLFNNRLTGTLPSQLGADSPLQYIDLSYNQFSGDIPANLCGGGKLEYLILIDNSFAGEISQSLGKCKSLTRVRLSNNKLSGHVPDEFWGLPCLSLLELSENSFTGSIPKTIIGAKNLSTLRISKNRFLGSIPDEVGSLKGLIEISGAENGFSGVIPSSLVKLKQLSRLDLSKNQISGEIPRGIRGWKNLNELNLANNHLSGEIPKEVGVLPVLNYLDLSNNQFSGEIPVELQNLKLNVLNLSYNRLTGDIPPLYANKIYAHDFIGNPGLCVDVDGLCRKITRSRNIGYVWILLLIFTLAGLVLVVGIVMFVAKCQKLRALKSSKLAPSKWRSFHKLRFSEHEIVDCLNERNVIGFGSSGKVYKAELSGGEVVAVKKLNKTATKGGDEYSDSLNRDGFAAEVETLGTIRHKSIVRLWCCCSSGDCKLLVYEYMPNGSLADVLHTDHKGGVFLGWSERLRIAVDAAEGLSYLHHDCVPPIVHRDVKSSNILLDGKYRAKVADFGIAKIGQMSGSKTPDAMSGIAGSCGYIAPEYVYTLRVNEKSDIYSFGVVLLELVTGKQPTDPELGDKDLGKWVCTTLDHCGLEPVIDSKLDIKFKEEISKVIHIALLCTSPLPLNRPSMRKVVIMLQEVSGAGFCSSPNASKRSKSGGKLSPYYTEDLNSV; translated from the exons atgttttattgtcttcttctccttctatgTCTCTCCTCTACGTATCTAAGTCTATCTCTAAACCAAGATGCCACCATTCTCCGGCAAGCCAAACTGGGCTTATCCGACCCAGCCCAGTCCCTTTCTTCATGGTCCAACAACGACGTCACGCCGTGTAAATGGAACGGCGTCAAGTGTGACGACGCCTTGTCATCCGTCGTCTCCGTCAATCTCTCCAGCTTCTTGCTCGTCGGTCCTTTCCCATCCATCATCTGCACTCTTCCTTCCCTaaccttcctctctctctacGACAACTCCATCAACGGTTCTCTCTCCGGCGATGACTTCACGGCGTGTCGTAATCTCGAACATCTCGATTTGTCTGAGAATCTCTTGGTCGGATCCATCCCAAAGTCACTTCCTTTCAATCTCCCGAACCTCAAGTTCCTCGATATCTCCGGTAACAACTTATCAGACACGATTCCGGCTACCTTCGGAGAGTTTCAAAAGCTCGAATCTTTAACCCTCGCCGGTAATCTCCTCTCCGGTACAATCCCTCCCACACTCGGTAACGTCTCGACTCTCAAAGAACTCAAACTCGCTTACAATCTGTTTTCTCCGAGTCTCATCCCGAGTCAACTCGGAAACCTTAAAAAGCTTCAAATCCTCTGGCTCGCCGGCTGCAACCTCATCGGTCCGGTACCTCCAGCTCTATCAAAATTGACTCGTTTG GTTAACTTGGATTTGACATTCAATAAACTCACCGGATCAATCCCAAGTTGGATCACAGAGCTAAACACCGTCGAGCAGATCGAACTATTCAACAACTCATTCTCAGGCGAGTTACCGGAATCTATGGGTAACATGACGTCGCTAAAAAGATTCGACGCGTCGACGAACATGCTGAGAGGGAAGATACCCGACGGCTTGAATCTGTTAAACCTCGAGTCACTCAACCTCTTCGAGAACATGCTCGAAGGTCCTTTACCGGAGAGCATAACTCGCTCCAAAACCTTGTACGAACTCAAACTCTTCAACAACAGACTCACCGGAACGTTACCGAGTCAACTCGGCGCTGACTCGCCGTTACAGTACATAGACCTCTCATACAATCAATTCTCCGGCGACATACCGGCGAATCTCTGCGGCGGAGGGAAGCTTGAGTATCTGATTCTAATAGACAACTCGTTCGCCGGAGAAATCTCGCAAAGTCTTGGAAAATGCAAAAGCTTGACTCGGGTTCGATTAAGTAACAACAAGCTCTCTGGTCACGTACCTGACGAGTTCTGGGGATTGCCTTGCTTGTCACTACTCGAACTCTCTGAGAACTCATTCACCGGAAGTATTCCGAAGACGATCATCGGTGCCAAGAATCTATCGACTCTACGAATCTCAAAGAATCGATTTTTAGGTTCAATCCCTGACGAAGTCGGTTCGCTTAAGGGACTGATTGAAATCTCCGGAGCGGAGAATGGTTTCAGCGGTGTGATTCCAAGTAGCTTGGTGAAGTTGAAGCAACTGAGTAGGCTTGATCTCAGTAAGAATCAAATCTCCGGCGAGATTCCTAGAGGGATTCGTGGTTGGAAGAATCTAAATGAGCTTAATTTAGCTAATAATCATCTCTCCGGTGAGATCCCTAAAGAAGTCGGAGTCTTGCCGGTTCTTAACTATCTTGATCTCTCAAACAATCAGTTTTCCGGTGAGATTCCGGTGGAACTGCAGAATCTGAAGCTTAACGTTCTCAACTTGTCGTATAACCGTCTCACCGGTGACATTCCTCCTCTGTACGCGAACAAAATCTACGCGCATGACTTCATCGGAAACCCTGGTTTATGCGTTGACGTTGACGGTCTTTGTAGGAAGATCACACGGTCTAGAAACATTGGCTACGTTTGGATTCTCCTATTGATTTTCACACTTGCGGGTTTGGTTCTTGTTGTTGGGATCGTTATGTTTGTTGCGAAGTGTCAAAAGCTCAGAGCTTTGAAGAGTTCTAAACTTGCACCGTCTAAATGGAGATCCTTTCACAAGCTTCGTTTCAGTGAGCATGAGATCGTTGATTGTCTTAACGAACGGAATGTAATTGGGTTTGGATCCTCTGGCAAAGTTTATAAAGCGGAGCTTAGTGGTGGAGAAGTTGTAGCTGTgaagaaacttaacaaaaccGCTACTAAAGGAGGAGATGAATATAGTGATTCGTTGAATAGAGATGGTTTTGCTGCGGAGGTTGAAACGTTGGGAACGATTAGGCATAAGAGTATTGTGCGTTTGTGGTGTTGTTGCAGCTCTGGTGATTGTAAGTTGTTGGTGTACGAGTATATGCCTAATGGGAGCTTAGCTGATGTGTTACACACTGACCACAAAGGCGGGGTGTTCTTAGGTTGGTCAGAGCGGTTAAGAATCGCTGTGGACGCTGCTGAGGGTTTATCATACTTGCACCATGATTGTGTTCCTCCCATTGTGCACCGCGACGTGAAGTCGAGTAATATACTGCTAGATGGAAAATACAGGGCCAAAGTCGCTGATTTTGGGATTGCCAAAATTGGTCAGATGAGCGGTTCCAAAACGCCAGACGCTATGTCTGGGATCGCTGGTTCTTGCGGTTACATTGCACCAG AGTATGTATACACACTTCGGGTGAATGAAAAGAGCGATATCTACAGCTTCGGTGTGGTGCTTTTGGAACTGGTTACAGGGAAGCAACCAACAGATCCAGAACTTGGAGACAAAGATTTGGGGAAATGGGTGTGCACTACTCTTGACCATTGTGGTTTAGAACCCGTGATTGATTCTAAACTCGATATCAAGTTCAAAGAAGAGATTAGTAAAGTCATTCACATTGCTCTTCTCTGTACGAGCCCTCTCCCTCTAAACCGACCTTCAATGAGGAAAGTAGTGATCATGCTCCAAGAGGTCTCTGGAGCTGGTTTTTGTAGCAGTCCAAACGCGTCTAAACGCTCTAAGAGCGGTGGGAAACTCTCGCCATACTACACAGAAGACTTGAACAGCGTTTGA
- the LOC104722043 gene encoding uncharacterized protein LOC104722043 isoform X1 — protein sequence MEETKQSLIASLPAAPRKPKSKAQKVVRKTFKGTAQLSNLLPTGSVMSFQIMCPVLTHQGQCPTITSRWLTCFLVFVCAISCFIFSFTDSIRDPNRKVRYGLATWTGLYVVDGSITLTEEEKEKYKLKTLDFVHAIMSMLVFFAISMFDQNVTHCLFPVPSAETREILTSLPFVIGVICGGFFLAFPTRRHGIGSPLTKE from the exons ATGGAGGAGACAAAGCAGTCGTTGATAGCATCCTTGCCGGCTGCACCAAGAAAACCGAAGTCGAAAGCACAGAAAGTTGTGAGGAAAACATTCAAAGGAACTGCTCAATTGTCAAATCTACTCCCCACCGGTTCGGTCATGAGTTTTCAAATAATGTGTCCGGTCCTAACCCATCAAGGTCAGTGTCCCACCATCACCAGTCGCTGGCTCACCTGCTTCCTCGTCTTCGTATGCGCCATCTCTTGCTTCATCTTTTCCTTTACCGACTCCATCAGAGACCCAAACCGCAAg GTTAGGTACGGACTGGCGACATGGACAGGGCTATATGTGGTGGATGGATCGATTACTCTaacggaggaggagaaggaaaaGTATAAGCTAAAGACTCTTGATTTTGTGCACGCAATCATGTCAATGCTAGTTTTCTTCGCAATCTCCATGTTTGATCAGAACGTAACCCATTGTTTATTCCCTGTTCCTTCCGCGGAAACCAGGGAGATCCTTACCAGTTTGCCTTTTGTCATTGGTGTAATTTGTGGTGGCTTCTTCCTCGCGTTCCCCACACGCCGTCATGGCATCGGATCTCCCCTCACCAAAGAGTAA
- the LOC104722043 gene encoding uncharacterized protein LOC104722043 isoform X2 produces MEETKQSLIASLPAAPRKPKSKAQKVVSVPPSPVAGSPASSSSYAPSLASSFPLPTPSETQTARYGLATWTGLYVVDGSITLTEEEKEKYKLKTLDFVHAIMSMLVFFAISMFDQNVTHCLFPVPSAETREILTSLPFVIGVICGGFFLAFPTRRHGIGSPLTKE; encoded by the exons ATGGAGGAGACAAAGCAGTCGTTGATAGCATCCTTGCCGGCTGCACCAAGAAAACCGAAGTCGAAAGCACAGAAAGTT GTCAGTGTCCCACCATCACCAGTCGCTGGCTCACCTGCTTCCTCGTCTTCGTATGCGCCATCTCTTGCTTCATCTTTTCCTTTACCGACTCCATCAGAGACCCAAACCGCAAg GTACGGACTGGCGACATGGACAGGGCTATATGTGGTGGATGGATCGATTACTCTaacggaggaggagaaggaaaaGTATAAGCTAAAGACTCTTGATTTTGTGCACGCAATCATGTCAATGCTAGTTTTCTTCGCAATCTCCATGTTTGATCAGAACGTAACCCATTGTTTATTCCCTGTTCCTTCCGCGGAAACCAGGGAGATCCTTACCAGTTTGCCTTTTGTCATTGGTGTAATTTGTGGTGGCTTCTTCCTCGCGTTCCCCACACGCCGTCATGGCATCGGATCTCCCCTCACCAAAGAGTAA